The Chitinivibrionales bacterium genomic sequence GAAATAGAGATGGGTGGAATATTGGCCTAGGTTGACCAGAATTTTTTCAAACGTTTCCGGCTTCATGAACTGCGTGGTACGCGACGTGCCCGGGCAAAATTCACAAGACAAGTTGCAGGTATTAGTGATTTCAATATAGGTTCGTTTAAAAGGTTTCATAATATTAAAAAAAAATAAATCTGGGCGTTCCCCCGTCGCGTAAAAGCGGTTCACGGCCGCTCTACGCGACGGGGTCGGCCGTCCTTCCGGTCTCGGGCAAGCCCTCGGGCTGCCACGGCCCCCATATGCCTTCGGCGAGGGCCGGGCAGCACCGCGCTCCGGCGACGGCCTCCAGTCCTGCCTAACGCTTGGCATTAGTCAAGAGCCATTTTTATTCTCATCCTGCGTTATAGCATCGAAAAAAATGACACAGCTTGACACGTGCTGGTTATAAGACTTGTCTTTACTGGGCTTGTTGTGGGGTCCATTCAATTTACAAAAAGAAAGGAGGATGTTCCGCGCCAGGGGCGAACGGAGGCCGCGTTAGAACGCGGTGCCGCCCGGACGCAGCCGCGAAGCGGCATAGCGCCGTGGCGGCCCGAGGCGTTAGCCGAGACCGGAGTGAGAACCAGTGCCGTGACCGGCAGGCGCCATGTTGATTGACATGGTTATGAAACAGGATGGACTTCCCCCGCAAAAAATTATTGCATGGAAATCAACTCAGTATCTTGTTCACCAAATCCTCGGCCTCATGGCAAGTCTTTTCAAACGGGAATTTTTCGCGCCAGTCCGGGATCTTTTTGTCCAGCAGCTGGAACATGATGCGGTACTCGCCGATCATGGCCTTGACGGCGCCGGCGAGCTCGAACGAGGCCTTGATGTACGGCTCCACCTCGGCGATGTCCTTGGCGAACGACTGCGCCTTTTTAATGTCGGCGGCCGCGGACGAGAACTCGGCAAAATGCCGCACCTCGGCGCGCGCCCAGTCAAGCACAAGCTGGCATTTGGTCTCAAACACTTCCCTGTTCATGTCGGTTCCTTTTGCGCTGGTTTCGGCCCGCAGGTCGGCGAGCAGGCGGTTGCCGCGGGTGATGGATTCGCACGCGAAAAAACACTGGCAGCCGGCGCATGCCTCGAGCACGAAATCGCCGCCGCAGTAGTCCTTGCCGGCAAGCAGGAGAAACGACGCCTCCGCGTGTATGGTGCCGAGCAGGTCCACGATCCTTTTATCCATGCAGCCTCCGCTGGCGTTTGTTTATAAGAAAAATACTATTCGGCGGGGGAAAAAATAAGCGCCTCCCGTGGTTTTGAACCTTGTCAAAGTGTACAAGACATTCTATTTTAGGGTATCGGCCTAACAGTCCGGCAAGGAGACGTCATGGACTACGAACAATTGTCAAAAGACGAATGCGTGGAAAAACTTCGCGAGCTCGAAACGGCGTGCCAGGAACTCGAGCAGATGCGCGAGACCGTGCGCAGGAACGAGGAGCTGTACCGGGCCGCGTTCGAATACACCGGCACCGCCATGCTCATCCTCGAGGAGGACATGACCATCTCGGTGGGCAACCATAAAATGGAGCTCATCACCGGCTACAGCCAAGACGAGATTAAAAGCAAAAAGCTATTCACCGAATACGTGGCGCCCGAGGACCGGGAGCGGATGCTCAATTATTTCAAGCGCAGGCGCGAGGGCGGTTCCGACGTCCCCACCGAATACGAATTCAAGCTCCTGCAGAAGGACAAGGGCCTCCGCAGCATCCTCATCAACGTAGGCATGATTCCGGGAACAAAACGGAGCCTCATCTCCCTCATCGACATCACCGACCTGCGGTCGAGCGAACACCGGTTCCGCGACATGGCACAGCTTTTACCCGGCATCATCTGCGAGTGGGACAACAGCATGAAACTCACCTATGCCAACAAAAAGGGGCTTGAGACTTTTCTGTTCACCGAGGAGGATTTCAAGCGGGGAATCAACCTGTTCGACTTCGTTTCGCCGGAAGACCGGCAGCGCGCGGAGAAAGACATTTACAATGTCTACCACGGCATTTACGGCAATCCCGTGGAAAACACGGTCAGGCGGAAAGACGGCGCCCTCCTTCATCTGCTCGTCAACTCGGCTCCCATCACCGAGGGCGGCGAGATCATGGGCATGCGCATGTGCATCATCGACATCACCGACCGCGTGGTGGCCGAGCAGAAGCTCAGGGAAAGCAAGCACCGGTTCCGCGACACTGCCCAGCTGCTGCCGGGCATCATCTGCGAGTGGGACAACGCCATGAAGCTCACCTATACAAACAAGAAAGGGCTCGAGACCTTCCTGCTCACCCAGGACGATTTCAAACGCGGCGTGCACCTGTTCGACCTGATCCAGCCCGCGGACCACGAGCGGGCGAAAAAGGACATCGCCAATATTTACCGCGGCGATTACGGCAACCCTGCCGAATACACCGTGACGCGCAAGGACGGCATGGTGTTTCACCTGCTCGTCAACTCGTCTCCCATCACCGAGGGCGGCGAGATCACGGGCATGCGCATGTGCGTGATCAACATCACCGACCGCATGGTGGCGGAGCAGAAGCTCCGGGAGAGCGAGAAGCGGTTCAAGAGCATCGTTGCGTGGTCGCCCACCGGCATCGCGCTGTGCGAAAAGGCCGGCTGCCTCACCGAGATGAACCGGGCGTTCTGCGACCTGTTCGACATCCCGGCGAGCGCGGCGCCGGCCGAAGTTCCCTTTTCGGTGTTCAACGCGATTTCGCTGCCGGCCGATAAACAGGCGCGCCTTGACGCGGGCGAAAGCGTGGAGCACGAGACCGCCCTGCGGCTTGAGGGAAAAAAGGGCAAGGCCGAGGGGGACCGGTTTTTCATGTGGAACATCACCCCGCTCGAAAAAAGCCGGGACTCACGCGAGCTTTTCATTGTCCAG encodes the following:
- a CDS encoding sigma 54-interacting transcriptional regulator; the encoded protein is MDYEQLSKDECVEKLRELETACQELEQMRETVRRNEELYRAAFEYTGTAMLILEEDMTISVGNHKMELITGYSQDEIKSKKLFTEYVAPEDRERMLNYFKRRREGGSDVPTEYEFKLLQKDKGLRSILINVGMIPGTKRSLISLIDITDLRSSEHRFRDMAQLLPGIICEWDNSMKLTYANKKGLETFLFTEEDFKRGINLFDFVSPEDRQRAEKDIYNVYHGIYGNPVENTVRRKDGALLHLLVNSAPITEGGEIMGMRMCIIDITDRVVAEQKLRESKHRFRDTAQLLPGIICEWDNAMKLTYTNKKGLETFLLTQDDFKRGVHLFDLIQPADHERAKKDIANIYRGDYGNPAEYTVTRKDGMVFHLLVNSSPITEGGEITGMRMCVINITDRMVAEQKLRESEKRFKSIVAWSPTGIALCEKAGCLTEMNRAFCDLFDIPASAAPAEVPFSVFNAISLPADKQARLDAGESVEHETALRLEGKKGKAEGDRFFMWNITPLEKSRDSRELFIVQVHDITEKKKADEARLAEAQKETEEARHVIASLRREIMDRASFHDMVSRSPLMKDIFDILPEVAQTPATVLVTGESGTGKELVARSLHEMSNRKAKPFVAINCSALPDNLLESELFGYKAGAFTDAKKDKPGTFSRADGGTIFLDEIGDISPAMQVKLLRVLQNKTFEPLGGSQAVKVDVRIIAATNRDLSAMVKKGAFREDLFYRINVLVIKLPPLRDRRCDIPILCDHFIERFNTRYNKKIKGMSQEAANALLAHDFPGNIRELENAVEHAFVFCKEPTIGVAHLPQQFRGGAAAAGLQSISHVKDFDELEKLYLQSVLAETGGSKIKAAQKLGVHKATLFRKCKKLGIETKKDEEE